A DNA window from Camelina sativa cultivar DH55 chromosome 13, Cs, whole genome shotgun sequence contains the following coding sequences:
- the LOC104734639 gene encoding protection of telomeres protein 1b: MEIRDDYKFLRIQDAFKALHLHVNLIGVIVELGFSTGSDCSCTLKIVDPWHSGSGLPVKFVARTTQTLPRVESIGDIILLSRVKIVLINRKITALCNETSSSSTFALFNGKHGVGFVPYQSLPKFLIREQDKSFLSNLREWLITYKFEDGSCCFTPLKDIKEGECSNLSCLIVHISKVYKDKWYIYVWDGTELPPCNILVKSERLPLCVEPDMLPTYILRKFPTFGSVLRIIVDRVSEKQAIHCLQPGQHVKFLNIFFQVNMGLWNATFTPSTKMQYTVSREMQAFSPQSMRGEKFSSRWNPITRCISRSHSGITGVAHEDAPFVSLMDILTYHNVTAKFRCIVRFIQVYPQDIRKLRDSNGKIKLLAILEDATARIHASLYADEGEKFFGCDQSDEEAIVKKMNRLLGGEEMEQVPRNPPWVQCCLVSFYKHKMDQWGSRRFRIFDTWINAS, encoded by the exons ATGGAGATTAGGGATGACTACAAATTCCTGAGAATTCAAGACGCTTTCAAGGCATTGCATCTCCATGTTAACCTCATTGGAGTCATCGTCGAGCTAGGTTTCTCCACCGGCTCTG ATTGTTCATGTACGCTCAAAATCGTCGACCCATGGCATTCAGGATCTGGCCTTCCCGTTAAATTCGTCGCTCGTACCACTCAAACGCTTCCTCGTGTTGAATCAATTGGGGATATAATCTTGCTTTCACGTGTAAAG ATTGTGCTGATTAACCGGAAAATCACAGCTCTCTGTAAtgaaacatcttcttcttctacgtttGCGCTGTTTAATGGGAAACATGGCGTTGGTTTTGTACCATACCAGTCGTTACCAAAATTTCTGATTAGGGAACAGGATAAGAGCTTCTTATCTAATCTGAGAGAATGGTTGATTACTTACAAGTTCGAAGATG GGTCATGCTGTTTCACACCCTTGAAAGATATCAAAGAAGGGGAATGTTCAAACCTATCTTGCCTG ATTGTTCACATTTCCAAGGTCTATAAAGATAAGTGGTACATTTATGTTTGGGATGGAACTGAGCTGCCACCGTGCAACATCTTGGTAAA GTCAGAAAGGCTTCCTTTATGTGTTGAACCCGATATGTTGCCTACATACATATTACGTAAGTTTCCTACTTTTGGTTCCGTTTTGAGGATCATAGTAGATAGAGTTAGTGAGAAACAGGCCATTCACTGTCTCCAACCTGGTCAGCACGTGAAGTTTCTGAACATTTTCTTTCAAGTAAATATGGGATTATGGAACGCCACTTTTACTCCCTCTACAAAGATGCAATACACAGTGAGCAGAGAGATGCAAGCCTTTAGTCCTCAAAG CATGAGAGGAGAGAAGTTTTCATCTAGATGGAACCCCATCACACGTTGTATTAGTCGTTCACATTCAGGAATCACAG GGGTTGCCCATGAGGACGCTCCTTTTGTTTCTCTGATGGACATCCTCACCTATCACAAT GTGACCGCTAAATTCAGATGTATTGTTCGATTCATACAAGTGTATCCCCAAGATATCAGAAAACTCCGCGATTCCAACGGAAAGATCAAATTGCTAGCGATATTGGAAGATGCAACTGCCAGGATCCACGCTTCTCTATATGCTGATGAAGGG GAGAAGTTTTTCGGGTGTGACCAATCGGATGAAGAGGCTATAGTCAAGAAGATGAATAGATTGTTGGGAGGTGAGGAGATGGAGCAAGTGCCAAGAAATCCTCCATGGGTGCAATGTTGCTTGGTCTCGTTCTACAAACACAAAATGGATCAATGGGGAAGCAGAAGATTCCGGATTTTTGATACATGGATCAATGCTTCATGA
- the LOC104734638 gene encoding NDR1/HIN1-Like protein 3: protein MSDLNGAYYGPSIPPPKKVSHSHGRRGGGCGCLGDCLGCCGCCILSVIFNILIAIAVLLGIAALIIWLIFRPNGIKFHVTDAKLTEFTLDPATNNIRYNLELNFTIRNPNRRIGVYYDQIEVRGLYGDQRFGSSNISPFYQGHKNTTVVGTKLGGQQLVLLDGEDRKDLDEDVNSKIYRIDTKLRLRVRFKFGLIKSWRFKPNIKCELKVPLSNSTTSGFQFQRTKCDVDF from the coding sequence ATGTCAGACTTAAACGGTGCGTATTACGGACCATCGATTCCTCCGCCGAAGAAAGTCTCTCACAGCCACGGCAGACGCGGCGGCGGATGCGGTTGTTTAGGTGACTGTCTTGGCTGCTGCGGCTGCTGTATCTTGAGCGTCATCTTCAACATCCTCATAGCCATAGCCGTCTTGTTAGGCATAGCTGCTTTGATCATCTGGCTCATATTCAGACCCAACGGTATTAAGTTCCACGTCACCGATGCTAAGCTCACCGAGTTCACACTCGACCCAGCCACAAACAACATCCGATACAATCTCGAACTCAACTTCACTATCCGTAACCCTAACCGACGGATCGGTGTTTACTATGACCAGATCGAGGTCAGAGGACTCTACGGTGATCAGCGGTTTGGGTCCAGTAACATCTCGCCGTTTTACCAGGGTCATAAGAACACGACAGTGGTTGGAACTAAACTCGGAGGACAGCAGTTGGTGTTGCTTGACGGCGAAGACAGGAAGGATCTGGACGAGGATGTGAATTCTAAGATCTATAGGATCGATACGAAGCTTAGACTGAGGGTTAGGTTTAAGTTTGGGTTGATCAAGTCTTGGAGGTTCAAGCCGAACATCAAGTGCGAACTCAAGGTTCCTCTCAGTAACTCTACGACCAGCGGGTTTCAGTTTCAGCGGACCAAGTGTGATGTTGACTTTTGA